The Lytechinus pictus isolate F3 Inbred chromosome 5, Lp3.0, whole genome shotgun sequence DNA segment CGAAACTCGCTGCTGCAAAGACAACAAATGTACAAGCATCAGCAGCTTTTCTTGGATTGTTTATATGCACATTtggcaaatttcatcaaatggaaaacaattttttactaaaaaaaggAACGACAGTCATGCACCTGAGACAGATAGTGTCAGACTGTAAGATGGGACATTGTATTTTAAACTAGAGTTACTtcataaatattgcatattataTACCatcttttaacttgtttcctgcCTCAGTAATAGAACTCATGTTTTGAAATTTAAGTTTAAAACATAATGAATGCATCATATTTAAATAAGCCTTGTTGTTAAGGAAAAGCATAGTggaaaaaacaattttacatCCATAATTCAACATGATTTCATTTCTATTCATTACTGTTTGAAAAGTCTCCTTCCTCTGCTTTCTACATACactgatacatgtacagtgtacatgtatttctgctTTCCTTCCATCTGTTAAAGAGTTTATGTACATTCATTCTGCAGATTCCAATTTGACTAGGAATAATCAGTGAATGTCAGTGTGAAGTCAGCTCAACATTTTTGTACATCAAttgaaaattgactcaatatGAGCCAAAGTAACTTAAAAAACAAGTTAATTTTGTTGACTCAGATAATGGATACACCTCCCAACTGAAAACATTTCTTATTTGGGTTTACATGTAACTCGTATTCTCTTTATTATTTCGTACTCGCCCCTCCTCCACCTTGTACAAGAACTTAATTCTTCGTTCTCTTATtatcaactacatgtaccttctCTCAAACTTCATATTTTTCcttctccacccccccccccctcttatccatctcctcttcctcttctttctagAGCTTATTTTCTGCTTCTCCTCTTCCTTATTGTTCTTgcatttttaaaagtaaaacatgCTTATTGATCTATCAATCTTTACTGCGTTTTCATGGGTTGCATTGGAACTGGAAAGGAAGTTCCATGCTTCATGATCAATCTCAGAGAAGCAGTGTTTTAAGCTTTAGTTGTTTAATGGATATTGTAAAAGCAGTTGTTTCATCTCCATCTATAAATATAGGCCCACATTTAGTTCAACAAGGAACCAGGACACAGATTGGACAATGGACATATTTCACGGGGTTATAAGTAAACATCTTATCACACATAACTGGGAAACAACTTTAACACAATGGTTAGACCTAACTTAATAAGTTAGAATATACACATAAAGGGGAAGCCCCCTGTAATTTGTAAGTTGGTTAGctggtatgttttttttctctcaatcaATGAAGTACAAGTTGACCAAGTTCTGTAAAATGCAATgtaaaaataattctttttaaaatatattccaGTTTGAAACTCTGATCCCAGAAAAATTTGCAGTGTGTAATATCTCTGTGATAggtttgtattatgtacaaccttttgaaataaatgttgtCAATGTCATCAATACCAAAGTAATTCATATCACATAGGTGATGTAGATTtaaatcagtgataggtcaatacacCATCACGTAACCATAGCTCtgaggatcgcatttgttatattctaggtgTTGATGTCACCTCAACTGCGTTGTATTGTAAACTGCGGTGGGAAGGAGACAACGCTCGCTGCTTACAAGTTGTGTAATTAGGTAGTTGATGTACGCGCTAGTGTTTACGCATCAATTGCATGAAGCACGCTTGttgtattttcacaaaaattttcTATTATGATGTAAATGGATCAGAGCTGCAGCAAGAATTTTTGgttaatcatatacatgtacatgtaaccatATGACGAATGCAGTCTCTGATGGCGAATCTACATGGACTATATAATAACAGAAATTGCCTTGTCTATCTTTttgataaataacatttcaactcccctacGAAGCTACATTTTTCCCTAgggagaatattttccctcagcgctgcacACGTAAAATATATCCCCTTgcttgggaaaaatataactctaTCGGGAATGAAATTTTATaaaggtaggcaatatctgtatatttTATGTCTGTACTTAAGCAAGTGGAAGAGTTTACCAAACACTGAAATTGtttacaaatttgattattcaaaatttatgtTTAAGATCTGACACCAGTTGACCAGCCCCTTTTTGTTCCACTCTTATTAGAACAAGCTGAATAAGCATCCTCTTTTATTAAATACAGGTGAGTGTAAGGTAAATATATACTTAGCAGATAGTTAAATATAACAGATAATTGTCACTTGTCAGTAAAGCTACTGGAAGATTTTCACACACCATTTTCTCAAAACCATGTTGCAATGCAATAAATgaaatcaccattatcattttcTTGCCCTCCCAAAGTAATTTGCACAGACTGTAAACTATAATCTTACCTGTCTTCCATCTAAGGTGTAAAGCTTGCGTACAGCACCAGAATCTAACTTGATAGCCTCAGTGATATCTGTTAGGACCTGCTCAAAGGAATGTGCCGTCTTCTTATTGAGCAAGATCCTGGCAGCTTTGCGGGGTTTTGCTCCACTCTTGATAACCGTAACAAGCCTTGGTTTAATAAAATCTCTCCCATCATCGATGAAACCGTCTGTTGTCCGTGGGAGAGGTGTATTACTGTCCCGCCCATCTTTCTCCTTCCTGGCTGATCCTACCTTCCATGCAGGATCATTGTTTCTTGAGTATTCCATACGCTTGAAGATATCCTGCGACGAACACACATAGCTTTCTTCTGGTCGAAGCATATCCAAGCTTGTGACTTTACGGGTGCCATCGATAGTAAAGACATGCCTTACTCCTTGCGGTAAGTGTGCCTTGTCAGAAAGAGTTCTTGTTAAATCCTCTAATAAAGCTTCAAATGTCCTGAAACGCTCTGGAGATACGGCATACACAATGCCTTTGAAAAATCTGTCCCCGTTTCTGTAGAAACGCACCTTTTTAGCTTTCTTGTCCGTTGTGCGTTTCTGGAGCGATGTCCTGATTAAAACACCATGTGCACTGTGAGCTGGACTTGGGATTCCATTGCGAGCTGAACGCAGACGTGATCTATCAGCAGAACTCCGGAAGTGTTCCTGGAATTCTGCTAAGGTAGGGGAACTATAAGCCATCTTATGATGCAATACCTGTATGGTggagaaaataaatcaactcaAATAAAAATTGGTTAACACAATAATCAGTGACATCGCATTTTGGACTGCAAAgccctatatacatgtacttgccaGATCTTACATGAATCTCAACAAAGTAGGCCAACATGAAATGATCTCTAAAAAAATGAGCTAATTCTGACACTGAACTATTGTTCTCTATTAAATCTCTCTTGATacattattcaattttcatagATACCTAGATGTACATGATGTAGGCatgaatataacaaaaattcTTGGCAGAAATGTCAGAACCTACATACAATAACTGTAATAAAAAGATATATACTGACAgagtaaaaattaaaatcatttagGGTTGGTGGGATTAAcgaaaaaaacattgtattctACTAAcaatttaatacaaaaatctgaTATAGCAATCTGTCTTTTGAGAGTTATTTTATCTGCAAATGTTCCATATCTTTTAAGGAATATGTGCACATAGTTATGAGTTACGATAAAATCTCTGGGAGCGACCGAGATACTAATAGTACCTGGATTTCTTTGCAGAATCCAACTTTAAGTCTAACACTTAACTACATTATCAACTTTCTTTCTTAACTTATTTGTACAATTGTAGGTAACTATTAACTAATATTTATTCCAGTCATAAATTCGAGCATGAAGCGGCTAAATTACAATTGCCTTGTCTTCTCATTATAATACCCATAAAAGTGTTGATTATTAAGGCAAACCAGTTGAATTGTTCTTCTAGGAATACAATAATTGAATTAAAAGCTACACACTATCACAGATAAGACCAAAAACTTAGCTTTGACTTGATAGACAAATCAATGATTAACAAGCAATGAATGTGAAACAAGGTGAAGTAATATTGTCAGTTCATATCGAAAATCAATTAAACGTTCCATCCCCTTTCTAGATTACATGTGTAGTACAGATTGTACAGCTTCCCGGACAAAGGGCGTGCACCGTTCCCTAGCTACGCCCAACGCAGGGGTGTACCGGTGCACCCCATCGGCAGTGCCCATCGGTCACCGTTCGACAACTCGAGATGTTGCTTAAAAATCTAAATGTAAACACAAATTAATCGAGTTGCTTGTACCTCCAATATTACCTTCCTAGTCCAAAAATATCCCAGAGCACGCGAATAGGTTTCACTCACCTTTCCAGGCAGGAGAATCTAAAATATGGttaaaattgaggaaaatattTAACCCAGGTTTAGGTCCTTTTCCTGTCGTGTCTACAACTCAAGTACGCCACCGATGCTAATGACCCACCTGCTAGCTGCTCGATCCCGCGCGCGTGTGCGCTGCGATGCTGATAAGAAAGATGCAGTCCGGATGAGAAAAAGAGGTCAACAGTCAAAGGAAAAATCTATATTCAACTTGATAAGGATGGAATGATTGTCACACCCGACATCatgtaaagaaaataatgaacaaacaAAAACGATGATTACATCTTGACCGGACAGGCAGAAGTGGCCcctgggatggggggggggggggggggttaaagcgATCgtctctttgattttttttttggggggggggggtgaattgcACTAGTCAAGGGGGCCATGCCCCCACAAAATGTTtcactaagaaaaaaaagagaaaatgaaagaaaatgaatgggaaaaataaatatagggcctataggATATGATAGACCTATTATTCTTTgaatagtatgttaaaatctattttaaaaaatcaatatttttttgtcataaaAGTCAACAGCTCTGCTCGCTCACatctttttatattcatgaatgCAAGATACATCTGTCATTAGCAGTTTGCGGCTACGGTCGGTTGAGGTCTCGGGGTAGAAGAATGGAGGGATTGTCAAAAGAATCGTGAAATTGAAACTTATGATACCATTGGACCTatagtcgttttttttttcatttgaaaaacaaTACGATCATCTTTGAGTAATCTTTCCCTGCTAGCGTCATCCGGCTGAACAGATCTGTGCTTCTTCTTGTCATCGATGATTAGAAACAAAATAGGTCCTAACTTGTTAGCAAAGGAAGTAAAAAGGAACAACATTACATAAGATCAGGGAACATTATTGAGGGAAATGAAGCATGTTttggggagggagggaggagaCAAGTTGAGGGGAGAAGGAAAGAGTTCTTAGCAATTATGCgttaaaaatctaaaaattgaccgattttgaataacaaaaaatattccacagaaaataaaaataaaggatttccaGGCCAAAATCGGGAGAATAACATTGATGTtaactttcctttctttcaaatTCGACGGATTCCGTTTATTCGGATATATCTTTGCTTTAATAATCCTGTTTCTTGAAACTTACGAAGTTTTCATTAGAATGAATGgtagtttctttttaaataatgaacaATGCCCTTCTTTTGCGAAGCGGTCATTCTATTTAGCAAAAATCGGTTTTCGGTTCTCGCGACGGcatgattttatcatttaatttcgTATATAGCAATCAAATTAGCACAATGTGCATTATAATTTACCTTTATAGGCGCAGTGCTCATGGGattcctttatttatttattttttaattctctctctccattagagaatatttttttcatttttctgcagctttcttttatttttgtttcttttttattcgtATCATGCTCAGTTTTTGAATAATGGCCAACTTAAGAATTTATCTAATCTTATTTAATCCATCAGCAtataaaatgaaaggaaaaaaatgatctTCCATCTATTTATATAATGTGATTCATCTTACTTATATTCATCATAATTTCATTGTGGGTTAATTATTCTTGTTACATTCCAAATCTGTACAGCGAAGGGGGCAGTGAGGGTAACACAGATCTTTTCTTACtcaataattatatatatttacactTTTAATACATTCATCTCTTAGTTTGtataatgctttatcatatatacttatatgtctttttgcacattatcggttgttccccattctttccCTTTatccccactcttatgcaccagtttatgcTTTCTTTGTATaaaacctgtttgacccacctctcactaattctcttgttattcatctcttcctcatactctctatcactgttttgttccaaatcctgtttgatgttgcctgacTCATTATCTCAATCCCTCTTAGCTTAAGGTCTTtcactggccttacttacactaacttccctttgccaactccttttctttcatccccttctctaacctgattggtcatcACTACTCTCTAATGCcctttttgtctccttgtttctagtgttgctgttgaATGTctatggtctatattatggttgttccactttattatgtttgtcattttgcctccgacgaagattctgctaggatcgaaagcttaggccccttttgactctcaATAATTATGCTATAGACATGTCTGTGCAAACTCCCTTCTGAGCTAGAATTCTGAATAGACCCATAAACTTTGTTTTTGAAAAcgaaaagataaaaaaacagAGTAGATCACAATGTCAAAATTGCATTTTCGGCACATTCATAGATTTGTAAACacttgtaacattttttttatattccccTGCATTCTTAACTTGAATGACCCCTAGCTTCCAAAAAGAGAATTCCAATTGCTAGTTTAAAAGCTAGAAATGACGCTTCGATAGGCCTTATCACTGACTATTCAGAATGCTATAACTGGCTCATTtcgaaattaaatgaaaagaacTCACAAACCTTCGACATGCACCCTAAAtcttatataaaaataaaaatatttaatgaaaatttgcacGGCAAAACTGATCTACGCTAATTTAAATGCCAAAcatattgattcaaatgaaaattgcgTAAATTTCGGCGGGGAATCCTATATTTGCTCTAActtgtataggcctattattgtttatttgtCATATAATTACCTTCCAGAATTGCATAAGGGGCAGCCGAAAATAATTTATCTTTTGAACCCTGGTCCAAAACACAATTCTTTCTTATGGTTGAGTGAATGGCAatgttatgtatatatttatatatcaattGAATCATATGAGTATTATAGACATTATACAGCTACACAGCCAAGAGATCTGTTTTATAGTTTTATAATTCCCTTTGcctcactctttttttttattatttttttttatagatcagTTCGAAAAATCATATAGGGAGTCACACCTGCCACCACAGGTGCCGCCCGTGATATTAATCATAAGGATACATGATTCACTCATTTGTCTATAGATTCGATTCAATAAAAGtgttttattattatacaaGACAAAGACAAAATGGCCCCACCATTTTTAAATCCGATTTGTTCAATCTAAAATGTTTGTAATATTGACGAAAAGTTGGATGCAAAGtttgatttctaaaaaaaaatgtgattaaaCGAAAGTCCCCGGTTGGTCtcatcccagggggggggggggttaattctAGTTCGACGACCGTTCatctaaccatttggtctaattgcctgTTGGTCCATTcacaattttgtctaatttcaagTTTGGCTATACCCATTTGTCTAATATCCACGGTGTAAGAGGTGTAACAATTAATATTCTATAAGCTTTTCTTTGAAGCGTTTATAAACCAAACTTGATTTTGACAAACTGCCCCCATCCATCTGGGCATTAAGCTAAATGCCAGTTAGGCCAAATGAATATTAGACCAGGGAGTTGAAGGTTGAACCATGGAGGGTCCATGGTTGAAACAAATAGTTATTAGTTCATTTTCGTCGTACTGACCAAACAGGCAGCGGCTTCACAGGTCTTTAATCAATAGCGCCCTCAATGCTATTCTTGAGAAACATATGACAAGACTGCCAAAGTTCCCTTTTCAACTTTGTAATGTTGTGTTATCAACCAACATTCTACACGTCAGTTATCGCTTTTCCCACGTTTGATATTGTATGATAATATTAAGCCTCAGCGTTATGAACTTATTGCGTTCCATTACATTAAAAGATTCTTTGCTGCCATGGAGCTCACAAA contains these protein-coding regions:
- the LOC129260095 gene encoding neuronal migration protein doublecortin-like, whose protein sequence is MAYSSPTLAEFQEHFRSSADRSRLRSARNGIPSPAHSAHGVLIRTSLQKRTTDKKAKKVRFYRNGDRFFKGIVYAVSPERFRTFEALLEDLTRTLSDKAHLPQGVRHVFTIDGTRKVTSLDMLRPEESYVCSSQDIFKRMEYSRNNDPAWKVGSARKEKDGRDSNTPLPRTTDGFIDDGRDFIKPRLVTVIKSGAKPRKAARILLNKKTAHSFEQVLTDITEAIKLDSGAVRKLYTLDGRQVRL